GTTACTATGCCAACGGGCTATTGCTGACGTCATCTTCCTCTTGGGGCCAAACAACCTGGGgataaaacagacagaaggaattaggggtgtgtgtgtgtgtgtgtgtgtgtgtgtgtgtgtgtgtgtatgtgtacgtatgtgtgAGTGAGGCTACTCACGTGATGCCCACTTCTTTGAGATCGTtttcagtcagtgtgaggaagaTTCTCAGGTCGATATCCTGCTCCTCTAGCAAAGGGAGATATTTACTAAAGCCTATCTGCTCCAGGAATTCTGCCAGGTCCTGACACcagtgcgcgcacacacacacacaaacaacatacagtatgtacacaaaatataaaagTTCTGACCAATTACAGTGTTGAATACTTTACAAAATCACACATAATTATATCTACCTTGGGGCCTGTATAAGACGGGAGAGGTCCGGACTGAGCCGCCGTCCCATAATTCCCAGCAGAGTCGCTGTTACTATGACGATTCTTGGCCTTGGAGTGATGGGGCTTGTTGGGTCGCCGGGGGCAGCTCCTCTTCGCCTGATCTGAGTCCttggagggaaagaaaaacaaagtctGGGTGTAATCGTTTACGTGCTGCAGAGGGATGGGGATATGGATGTGGGTGGGATTTGCTGCCGTGGTTACCTCGTTGCTCTCTAGCGATGCTTCCCTGCTGAGGCCGAGGAGGCGGGGCAGACCctcgctgctgctgctgctgctccgtATTGTTGGCATGTCATTATCAAAGAACAGCTcatctatacacacatacacacacaaaatattgttgttgttatttttttgtgtgtgtaccttttaaaaaaaaaaaaagaaaccgaCGAGCCAATCGGATTGTAACTCATTGTTCTGAAGGTTGCTGCCAGAAAACTGTACAAGaggggtgtgcgtgtgtgtgaggcacTAACAACGACCAATAAGCAATCTAGAGATCGACCTCGACTGCTGTTGCTCTGGCCGTCCAGTTCGTTAATGGGGGAAGTGACGTCACGGTTGCAGATGCCCTCGTTCTGTTCGCCCACGTCACGGAACGTCACGTAGCCAGGCGGAGCCAACGCCGGATCTGCCAATGCAAGCCAAGCCCAGAGAATACAGATTttacagagtgagagagagtgcgtgtgtgtgtgtgtgtgtgtgtgtgtgtgtgtgtgtgtgtgtgtgtacgcacgcACCATGTTTGGGGGTGACTTTAAAGCGAGCTATGGCCTGTGGGCCGTCGTGTATGCTCGGGCCTCTGGCTCTGCTGCGGCTTGACCTAGCTTTTGGTGCTGCGCTGTCTTCCTCTGATGAGCTCAGCTCCTCGTACGCGCCTGCAATCAGCGAGATATACACTTCGTCACAACGTCGCCATATCGCACACGACATTCTATACTAGTAGTCAGTAGAAGCGGATCTAACAACCATTAAAAGGCATGACAAAGAGGACACGGGTAACCGGGTTGATGTTTGCGTCTGATGTTGCAGGCTCGAACCCGGTACAATCAAAAGACCGGAGCTAGTATTAAGTTGTAATTAAATGAACATGTACGCAGTGTGTATTTGTAGATGACCTGTTTTTGCTCTCAGGCAGTGCATGTCTATGAGGCTCGCGATCTTCGTGTGGCCGTACATCATGGCTAAAACTCTCGACGTCTCGCCTCTGAAGTTCCTCTCCTCGACTCGTGCAccctgcagaacacacacacacacaaacacacaagatgCTACACATGACCAGATCATCTGAAATTTGCCTGTAAATACAGCATGCAggtacacatgcatacacacactcacacggtCAAGAAGATACTGGACAATGATCTCGTGGCCTGATGCTGCAGCCTCCATTAGTGGGGTGAACCCAAACACAGGCTCTCTGGTGGGGGAAAAGGTCAAGggtcaaactaaaaaaaaaaaaaaagcttcatgtTTCAGATGTTTATGTTGGAGTGTGTGTCTTACTTGATGTTGGCATTTGCGTTGTTGTCCAGGAGAAACTTGACCATCTGTTGATGTCCAGTGCTCGTGCTGTGCAGAAGAGCTGTCCAACCCCGGCCGTCCTTACGCTCAAGCTCCGCCCCTTGCTTTACAGAGAGAGACCgttatagacaaaaaaaaaaaaaggattaagaCGTTGACCGCGTAAATCCGCCATGGAATCGACTAAACAATTAATCAGGCTAGGCTTATACCTGGAGCAGGAAGTAAGCGATGCTCTCATTTCCACAGCTAGCAGCTAGCATTAGTGGGGTCAGCCCCTTAGCAGTGCTAGCGTTGACACTAACCCCGGATTCCAGAAGCAGGTTAACGACGTTGTCATGACCGATATACGCCGCGTACATGAGCGGTGTCCAACCGCCGAGGTTCCTTCCATCCACGTCTACTTTGCGTCTGGAGAGAAACACGCAGGACATGTTTCATGCTAACCTGCTCAGCAGGTGTCATGTCTCTACGTCTTACAGTTCAGTCTGGATGATTTCGTTTCAGAAAAATCAGAAAAATCCAGGCACCGTCGATATTGCGTTGGTGCTCGGACCCCTAGCAAACGATAAACATAAGCAGCCTTACCTGCGAATGCACTCGGCAACCACGTCGTACTGGCCGATGGAGCAGGCGGTATGGAGGTCCAGTGGCACGTCGAGCTCTTCCTGACCACTCCCGCTATCAGCCAGCCACACAGACAGACTCGAGCCCAGCTGCTCCGACTCGCTCGCTTCATCGCTGAGTTCTGACATCCTTCAATAAGCTTGGAGATTCAAAAAAACACTGTTAAACACTGTTAACATCTTCATCGTAAAACTTCACCATACCAACCgttatgtgtttttctttgataAGTCCAAGAAAGCGTGGATGTCTATGGAGTATGGATGATTGCTATGGTGTTACTGCTGACTTTTTCAAAATACTGAATGAAATGCCTTTGTTCATTACCATCTAccagttcattttttttaaactagtcaAGGTCCTTACTCCAGCGGGTTCTGATCGCTTTAGTGTCTGACTCGGACACCCCAAAATTGTAAGCTGGACTCGCCCTAAATCATACATCAGCGGTGCTGGAAGCAGTGGATGTGGACACCACCGAAAACCCTTTGGCTGTGCTACTGTTGTAAGGACGTTACACTGTTACCTCTGCTGCCCCTCCTGGTGCAATTCGTACACAACAATAAATTATATCCTTTTTCCTTTCGTGCCATTGGAAGGTTTCCTTGCAGCCACGCCCTCTTTTAgctcacaacaacaacaacaacaacaacaacaacgtgaTGTATACTGACAGTATAAGAAGTTGTACAGAAAAGTCGTTCTCGAAAACGATTAAAGAAGGACGATTTGTGTAATGCTTTTTCCCCCGCTTTAATTTTCACTACCGGCTTGTAGGGGTGGGTGATATGACCGAAATATCATGTCACGATATTTGAAGACATTTCTATGATACGCAATATACGAATAATCACGATgattgtgtatatacatatatatatatacacaatcatCGTGATTATTTGTATATTGCGTAtcgtatattgtatatatataattcattatatatatgtgtgtgtatatacatatatatatatatatatatgtatatatatatatatatatatatatatatagagagagagagagagagagagagggagagggagagagagagagagaatatatacatTGAATCAGATGCTTCCAGTCAGATCATttgtaattcatttattttttaaaaagtttgaaaaaatAACAGAATGAATATTTGTATGactttgatgtattttttcaaAGATTAAACTTCCCTGAAAACCGAGTTATGCTTGTATActctaacatttaaaaaaaaaagaataaaaagattCGTTAAAGATTTGACTCATTTGAATGAACTAAAATGACTCGAATCACTAAATTCCGTTATGTCTATATGCGGGTCTTGTGTTGAATCACAAACAGCTCCCTACACCCTACGTAGTGCACTTCATTAGCTGTAAAAGTCTATTGGTCCGTACCCTATGTAGTTCACTTGTTTAGGAAGCACGTATTCATTAGGGATACAACCTTGGTGGTGTGGAATAATTGTTTTTTAAGGACATTGAACGCTATACGTTTTGGAATTTCCTTGCGTGTCCTCgctattattaataaaatatggatttttaattgagtttttATAACTCGGTTtataaatattgtgtgtgtgttgtttttttaaatagtcttagCTACACAAAGTTAGCAAGCAAGTctgcagttttgttttgtcGGGCGGACTCGGGAAcgctgagagaaaaaaaagtttcatttacACAAACGTACATGTCGAAAGAGTTTCAAAACAAAGTTAAGAAGAAAACAACGTCTTGTACTTACTAAAATGATAGCGCGAGGGTTTGTTCGTCTGAAGAAACAACCCCGCCGGGTACTGATGATCTTCGTAACAACACGGAGAGTAGCGACACAGGTTTGCACATCTGTTAGAAACAGCGCGTGGAAACATCCTGGGAATTGTAGTCTTTTTCAGCGCTCCGTTAGTGCCATTGTAAGCGTCCGCACGCGCAAGAGAAGACTACAAATCCCATGAGCGCCGGGACGTACGTGATACAGTCAGAAAATTTAATGTTGTCGTTTCTTGAATTATTAAACGgaggcttttttaaaattaaattgtttaaatCAACGACTTATTAAACGGTGGGAAATTATTTCACTATTTAAAACGAGTTTGTTAAGatgctactttaaaaaaaaaaagaaaaaaggaatggTTAAGTTTACAGCCGTTACGCCACGTTGCCATGACAACGCCTAACCCCACGCGCGACAGTTCTAGAGGGGTGTACATAAATAATTACAGTTCTCACAACGGaaattaaaatttatatatataaataacggTTATTTTGACAAAACTTTTACAATTAAGTGTAAATATCCAAACGCTATAAAATAATGGATTGATCAGACATCCtgttcataatttttttttatctttattgaACAGCGTTAGAATGACGTACACCTCATTTaattaagaaaaacaaacaaacaaaaacgttAATAAAGTCACACAGCATGTTCTGGGTTTTCCTCCAGAGAGGACGATCAGAGACTGAAGTTGAAGTGAAACTCCTCTCCTGAAGGTCTGAACACGAATGTGTCCCCAACTCGCTCTGTGTGCTCAGCAGGAAGTGAAGCCTCGccagtgtgtgtgctgtgtgctggAGGTCTGAGAGTTTCAGCGCGCCGGTGGTACACTGCTCTACAGCCGGCCTCCGATACACACGTCACCttcgctgaggacatcgctATGGAAACACATTATAGAGCTACATTCAGTTATACTCACTTACACCTGAGAGAATGAGTCtgaactgtctgtctctctcagaccTGCCTGTCTCTTATCTGTCTCTCACAGACCTGCCTGTCtcttgtctgtctctcacagacctgcctgtctctctcagacCTGCCTGTCTCTTATCTGTCTCTCACAGACCTGCCTGTCTCTGTCAGACCTGCCTGTCtcttgtctgtctctcacagacctgcctgtctctctcagacctgcctgtctctctcagacctgcctgtctctctcagacCTGCCTGTCtcttgtctgtctctcacagACCTGCCTGTCTCTTGTCCGTCTCTCAGACCTGCCTGTTCCATGTGTCTCTCACAGACCTGCCTGTCTCTCACAGACCTGCCTGTCtctcgtctgtctgtctcagacCTGCCTGTCTCTTTCAGACCTGCCTGTTTCATGTGTCTCTCACAGACCTGCCTGTCTCTTGTCTGTCCCTCACAGACGTGCCTGTCTCTTGTCTGTCCCTCACAgacctgcctgtctctctcagacctgcctgtctctcatctgtctctcacagaactgtctgtctcttgtctgtctctcacaAAACTCAGTCTCTTGAGCGAAGGAGTCCAAGCTGTCTGTCTCTTAAAGAAGTGTCTCTTGTTTGTCTCTCACAGAATTGTCTGTCTCACAGATCTGTCTGTCTCCACACAGAAGTGTTTGTCTCTCACCCGAGCGGATCAGTTtgtactgtctgtctctgtcctccTGCATCTTTTTGCGGTAATCTCCGGACACGGCTCTCATCACCTGCCTCTTCTTCACCATCGGTGCTTTGGAGCTGCGCAGAGTCTTTAGAGCACGAGAGGCTTCCTCTcctattacacacacagttgtgtatGCTGTTTAGTGACAGATTAgggatgtgaatgtgtgtttatgtgactgtgtgtgtgtgtgtgtgtgtgtgtgtgtgagagagagagagagagagagagagagagagacttgctTTGTTTGGTAGAGGATTTTTGAGTCATCAGTCCCAACTCGAGCTGCTCAATACACCAATCCAGCTCTCGACTCAGCTGCTGCTCTggagtctgacacacacacacaccccttaatATTCTGGATATCTGAGAGTAACCTgcaagtgtatgtgtgtgtgtgtgtgtgtgtgtgtgtgtatatgtatattatgtatgtgtgtgtgtatataatatatatatatatatatatatatgtgtgtgtgtgtgtgtgtgttctcacagaCCAGTCCAATGCTCTCTTGCTTGGGCGCTTCCTCTCTCGTTTTATTCACGTTCTCCGGTTCAGCTTCCTCTCCTCCACCCactcctgatttcttctttttcttcttcttggctTTAGGTTTTGAATCCGCACTCGACTCCGAGCTTTGAGCCGCTTCACTCGTCACTGTTTTCCCGGTGCTGGGTTTCGGATCACTCTTCTGCTCCGTTTCTGCAGGAATCTGGAAGTGGAAAGCGAAACCTGAGCCAGCTTCTGAATCTGCAGCGTGTCCTAGATGCGGCTCGTTAGGATCCATGATGCTTTGGGGCGAGGAGGAAGCAATCTCTGGAGAAAAGTTAAAAGCGAAGGAGTTGTCGCTGCGCTGCCAGTGAAACGGAGCCGAAGTACTGCTATGCTGCAtcgctgtcacacacacacacacacacacacacacacagtccactggatataaaaacatatacaaGACAGAATCGCCTGTGTCTCGCCCATGCAAATGAGTCTGAACCGCCTGTGTCTCGCCCATGCAAATGAGTCTGAACCGCCTGTGTCTCGCCCGTGCAAATGAGTCTGAACCGCCTGTGTCTCGCCCGTGCAAATGAGTCTGAACCGCCTGTGTCTCGCCCGTGCAAATGAGTCTGAACCGCCTGTGTCTCGCCCGTGCAAATGAGTCTGAACCGCCTGTGTCTCGCCCGTGCAAATGAGTCTGAACCGCCTGTGTCTCGCCCGTGCAAATGAGTCTGAACCGCCTGTGTCTCGCCCGTGCAAATGAGTCTGAACCGCCTGTGTCTCGCCCGTGCAAATGAGTCTGAACCGCCTGTGTCTCGCCCGTGCAAATGAGTCTGAACCGCCTGTGTCTCGCCCGTGCAAATGAGTCTGAACCGCCTGTGTCTCGCCCGTGCAAATGAGTCTGAACCGCCTGTGTCTCGCCCGTGCAAATGAGTCTGAACCGCCTGTGTCTCGCCCATGCAAATGAGTCTGAACCGCCTGTGTCTCGCCCATGCAAATGAGTCTGAACCGCCTGTGTCTCGCCCATGCAAATGAGTCTGAACCGCCTGTGTCTCGCCCATGCAAATGAGTCTGAACCGCCTGTGTCTCGCCCATGCAAATGAGTCTGAACCGCCTGTGTCTCGCCCATGCAAATGAGTCTGAACCGCCTGTGTCTCGCCCATGCAAATGAGTCTGAACCGCCTGTGTCTCGCCCATGCAAATGAGTCTGAACCGCCTGTGTCTCGCCCATGCAAATGAGTCTGAACCGCCTGTGTCTCGCCCATGCAAATGAGTCTGAACCGCCTGTGTCTCGCCCATGCAAATGAGTCTGAACCGCCTGTCTCTCGCCCATGCAAATGAGTCTGAACCGCCTGTCTCGCCCATGCAAATGAGTCTGAACCGCCTGTCTCGCCCATGCAAATGAGTCTGAACCGCCTGTGTCTCGCCCATGCAAATGAGTCTGAACCGCCTGTGTCTCGCCCATGCAAATGAGTCTGAACCGCCTGTGTCTCGCCCATGCAAATGAGTCTGAACCGCCTGTGTCTCGCCCATGCAAATGAGTCTGAACCGCCTGTGTCTCGCCCATGCAAATGAGTCTGAACCGTCTGTGTCTCGCCCATGCAAATGAGTCTGAACCGTCGGTCTCTCTCCCATGCAAATGAGTCTGAACCGTCGGTCTCTCGCCCATGCAAATGAGTCttaactgtctgtctctcagtggaCTGTCTCTCACATCTGAGTGAATGAGTCtgaactgtctgtctctcatctgAGTCAATGAATTTGTAAAGCCTGTCTCTCATATGTCTGCCTTTGTAACTAATTTGAGTAGTTGACTTTGAAAGTTTGTTCAATTCAAAATCCTGAAAAGGCATCTTTGGATTTAAAATCATTGTGTTTCATTTACCTCTATCCCCCGTCGTGCTAGTGCTTTAGTTGAACTTCACTTTTCAAATAGATCCTGTTTTCCTCTGAGCACAATGTTCCTTCCTTTACTGTCCTGAATTCACTGCGAAAACCAGCTGTAGTGAACTCATTCTAACGAGCAAAAGCGTCGCCGCGTCCCAAACAACTGCCTTTTCAACATATAGTACTACATGCACCGTTAAAACCCGTGAGTTCATGCCCGAGTttatgtagtgcacttacaCCGGAAGTACGGAGCCGTTTAGGATTCTGCCTCGGGTCAACGCGCGTCTTGTTGTGTCTCTTTTCTTCGGTGtgcaatttaataaaaatgggtTTTatgctaaattatatatatatataatctacaCATATAAACCAACCGTACATGAAGTACACTGAACAGTAAAGTAAAACGAAAATAATTGTAGAAACTAATATCCCAGACCTAGCAGCGTATGGTAGAGTTGGTGCACTAACACTGACTGTCCGTCTGGAAACCCGTGTTTACCTTAATAGTTCCgacttttgataaaaaaaaatatatatatataataatgaaatgGGGTCGGGTGGGGGGTGAAAAGAAGGTGTGTTCGGTATTCTTTAGACTGAAAGCCTGTTCAGATTTAAAtcggattatttatttttttgggagcaaacgacacacacacaacggGAAAGTACAGAAGACGGAAACGTGATGTGAGATTGTCTGCTGATGAGTATGTGATCCACCGAGTGACTCATTGTGCTGCTGGATAGGTGACAGAAAAGATGATTAAAAAAGACCAAATCTGGCCATGAGTTGAGTTACTCAATGTCACATCAcatgagacacacacattcGAAACCTCTTTGATTCAACAAAACTTACAAATGCGGCGTTCTGTACATCAATCGCTCATGTCTCACCAATCAGAGATCTCAGGGGCGGGGCGTGTTGATAATTACGTCATTCGGATGTATAAATAAGGGGGGGGGAGGCAACTGATTTCCTGAGCGACGTTCCGTGTTTTGGGTCGACGGAGGAATCGAAAAGGCACATGTAAGTCACACTTTTACGGTTTCCGTTAAAGCTATAAGCGCTCTACGTGAACTTCGGGTGTTGTTGAATACTTTAGGTCGTTGTTGGGGGTGGTTTTGTCCTCACACGTCGGTTTGTAATCGCGGGAAAGAGTAGCGGTGGTTCAGAGCTGGGTTCTTGGCAGCGCGAGCCGTCGCTAGCAACACGCCGATTTTTCCTTCAGCTGAcggttttacattttttttttgcgtctGCGCTTGTTTTGTCTGTGAGTCATTTATAACGTTTTAGTCATTAGTCACATGGCTGATCACTGCCAGTACAGCCTGTGAGCGTGAATTCCTTCGTTGGCGGGCTTTTCCGTTTTTGGACCTGAACAAAGAAAAGCGACTGTAATTGTTATGAGAAGACGCCATGTTGGTTACAAACGTGTATGTTGAATGTCCCGTAATGGTGGCCGTGGATATTTTAATCTCGTTTTCTCTTTTTCgcgattttaaaaatgttgtttataaACACTTCGTTCGTTATAAGCGTGATGTATATTGTTTTCTATGAATAACTTGTACTGTCCtgaactgggttttttttttttatacagctgTTCACCGCGGGCAAAAAATTTGATCGGTTAATAGCGCGCGCCGTTTcccccacctcctcctccttcttctagTAGTATTCAGGAGCGTCCCGCCTTCTactctctgattggctggctgAATTCCGACTCCTGCGCGCGGATTGGGCAGCTCCGCCGTCAATCACTGGTTTAGTTGTGGGAATGGGGTTGTAGGCAGTGTTTGGGCAGAGGGCGGAGTTTTGTTTGGTGTATGAGAGGGAAAATAACGCGGGTTATTAGTTTTTGCTCAATTAAAGATTTCACCAAACGTCCATAAACTTCTTTAATTGTATAGAGGAATATTTCGTTTGTTGGCATATTGTCTCCCCTTTTAATATTGCCTAAAAGATGTTTGTTGGGTAATATCTTGCAAGTGCTGTTAAATGTTGTATAATTAAACGTGTTGTGGGGTCATACAGCTGAGAGGACTACTCTACAAGTGCAATGGCACGTACCAAGCAGACCGCACGTAAATCCACCGGAGGCAAAGCCCCGAGGAAGCAGCTGGCCACCAAAGCCGCCCGCAAAAGTGCGCCCTCTACCGGCGGAGTGAAGAAACCTCACCGATACCGGTAAGCATTAGTGGCTGCACGTGGGGTTTTTCCTGATTCAGCTAATCAACCTCGCACAAGCTCAATAAAGTAACAGCAGTCAAAGCACTATAATGTattcttatttaattttttaaaaattatgtgAAGTTTTGATCTGGATGTCTGTCAATGCACACAACCCACATTTCCTTCATTTCGCCATCCTCCAGCCCGGGTACTGTGGCTCTCCGAGAGATCCGTCGGTACCAGAAGTCCACTGAGCTGCTCATCCGCAAGCTGCCCTTCCAGCGCCTGGTGAGGGAAATTGCCCAGGACTTCAAGACAGATCTCCGCTTCCAGAGCGCTGCCATCGGAGCCCTGCAGGTCAGCTGAGAAGTTATAAACCGACCAGATATTTTTCGCCCTTAATGCTAGATGACGTGCATGTACGTTTAGTCAAAGGTGGCTAGATGGTATCGTACTACGCCGCAGACACGCATAACGCACTTTCTGCCGACTTGGGTGTTTGTTCTCGTTTATTCTAACACACCCTGACTTCAGACTGTTTCTGTAAAGTATTTATAACTAACTTCTTTAGTTAAGTTCAGGGTGGTCATGAAGtatttaaaaagcacaaaatctGGTGTGAATACCAGAAATTGAGAAGCATGTCAATTTGAGGCAAGACTTTTATCATCTCTGTAGAAGACCTCAAATTAATCCAGTCACTTAAGCGCtcataaaaatcagaaaattgTGACGACCTGTTTTTCTCCAACAATGCCAGTCTGTCCAGAATGTGCTGTAACTGAGGACTGGTTAGTTATGTGATGCAGTTTGATTGCAATTTAGATTGAAGGAATGCACAGGGGTCAAGCTGATGGAATTACCAATTCTGAGTCATTGTAAAAGTCTTAAACTTGAAATAGGAAGTTCCAATTTTATACAATGCCTATTGAATTGAAGGTGTTTGAGTTTGATGTCTGGTATGTCTCATAGTGAGGCATGGTGCATGTGCAGCAAGCCATTTCCCATGGTCCTGTAAACTGTTTGTATAGCACCTTTCATAGTGTTTAGATgtgtaaaatgacatttaaatgtcgAAAGATGTGgttcccttttttccccccagtccTGTTTTGCTTAGAAGTTTGAGCAGCACTTGTGAGAATTGACccagatttaattttttattttttttaaactgtgctCTCTTGCATTACAGAAGAGAAGCCATTCTGAAAGGACTTCCTTTGGCTTGTATTTTTAATAGCTAAACA
This genomic window from Ictalurus punctatus breed USDA103 chromosome 1, Coco_2.0, whole genome shotgun sequence contains:
- the anks3 gene encoding ankyrin repeat and SAM domain-containing protein 3, giving the protein MSELSDEASESEQLGSSLSVWLADSGSGQEELDVPLDLHTACSIGQYDVVAECIRRRKVDVDGRNLGGWTPLMYAAYIGHDNVVNLLLESGVSVNASTAKGLTPLMLAASCGNESIAYFLLQQGAELERKDGRGWTALLHSTSTGHQQMVKFLLDNNANANIKEPVFGFTPLMEAAASGHEIIVQYLLDRGARVEERNFRGETSRVLAMMYGHTKIASLIDMHCLRAKTGAYEELSSSEEDSAAPKARSSRSRARGPSIHDGPQAIARFKVTPKHDPALAPPGYVTFRDVGEQNEGICNRDVTSPINELDGQSNSSRDELFFDNDMPTIRSSSSSSEGLPRLLGLSREASLESNEDSDQAKRSCPRRPNKPHHSKAKNRHSNSDSAGNYGTAAQSGPLPSYTGPKDLAEFLEQIGFSKYLPLLEEQDIDLRIFLTLTENDLKEVGITLFGPKRKMTSAIARWHSNARPPSDSLEQAYADKLEAEMQELAIQLHKRCVEVESLQGQVSQEKELRTVMEGCLMEEKMAWRGVQAELRESVKQIQGLNSTLNTLRSTHTQLTQATGKDGGAVYSEMLSKMESCEEKLADSLKSLCQSLQHLCTPEKSSNSWQGES
- the c1h8orf33 gene encoding UPF0488 protein C8orf33 homolog isoform X2, whose translation is MDPNEPHLGHAADSEAGSGFAFHFQIPAETEQKSDPKPSTGKTVTSEAAQSSESSADSKPKAKKKKKKKSGVGGGEEAEPENVNKTREEAPKQESIGLTPEQQLSRELDWCIEQLELGLMTQKSSTKQREEASRALKTLRSSKAPMVKKRQVMRAVSGDYRKKMQEDRDRQYKLIRSAMSSAKVTCVSEAGCRAVYHRRAETLRPPAHSTHTGEASLPAEHTERVGDTFVFRPSGEEFHFNFSL
- the c1h8orf33 gene encoding UPF0488 protein C8orf33 homolog isoform X1; translated protein: MQHSSTSAPFHWQRSDNSFAFNFSPEIASSSPQSIMDPNEPHLGHAADSEAGSGFAFHFQIPAETEQKSDPKPSTGKTVTSEAAQSSESSADSKPKAKKKKKKKSGVGGGEEAEPENVNKTREEAPKQESIGLTPEQQLSRELDWCIEQLELGLMTQKSSTKQREEASRALKTLRSSKAPMVKKRQVMRAVSGDYRKKMQEDRDRQYKLIRSAMSSAKVTCVSEAGCRAVYHRRAETLRPPAHSTHTGEASLPAEHTERVGDTFVFRPSGEEFHFNFSL
- the h3f3d gene encoding H3 histone, family 3D, which produces MARTKQTARKSTGGKAPRKQLATKAARKSAPSTGGVKKPHRYRPGTVALREIRRYQKSTELLIRKLPFQRLVREIAQDFKTDLRFQSAAIGALQEASEAYLVGLFEDTNLCAIHAKRVTIMPKDIQLARRIRGERA